A single window of Candidatus Microthrix subdominans DNA harbors:
- a CDS encoding PIG-L family deacetylase yields MTRVELPDLGRWAPQRTDAQRWEPPRKLTVVVAPHPDDETLLSGGLIAHQARAGVPVIVLAVTDGEAAYPGDPDGLARQRRREQRQALRALAGEELPVLRLGLPDGRVEDHHSSLVAAIAEHVTVDSLVVAPWRLDHHCDHEAVGRAAHEAAGRCGAALAEGLFWAWHHRQPQEMVSRLRELPLSRREVERRRCALSHHHSQVAGDGASTPVLHSGVLGPFDWPSEYFILSNEGDDPL; encoded by the coding sequence GTGACCAGAGTGGAGCTTCCCGACCTCGGCCGCTGGGCGCCACAGCGCACCGATGCGCAACGGTGGGAGCCACCTCGGAAGCTCACGGTGGTCGTGGCCCCTCACCCCGACGACGAGACGCTGCTCAGCGGCGGCCTGATCGCCCATCAGGCCAGGGCGGGGGTGCCGGTCATCGTGCTGGCGGTGACCGATGGGGAGGCGGCCTATCCAGGCGACCCGGACGGGCTCGCCCGTCAACGGCGTCGGGAACAGCGCCAGGCGCTGAGAGCCCTGGCGGGCGAGGAGCTGCCCGTCCTCCGCCTGGGACTCCCGGACGGTCGGGTCGAGGACCATCACTCATCTCTCGTCGCCGCCATCGCCGAACACGTGACCGTCGATTCGCTGGTCGTGGCGCCGTGGCGCTTGGACCATCACTGCGACCACGAGGCGGTGGGGCGAGCAGCGCACGAGGCGGCGGGCCGCTGTGGTGCGGCGCTGGCCGAGGGCCTGTTCTGGGCCTGGCACCATCGCCAGCCGCAGGAGATGGTGAGCCGGTTGCGCGAGCTTCCCCTGTCGCGCCGGGAGGTGGAGCGACGGCGCTGCGCGCTGAGCCACCACCACAGCCAGGTCGCCGGCGATGGCGCATCAACCCCGGTGCTGCACTCGGGTGTGCTGGGCCCCTTCGACTGGCCGTCGGAATACTTCATCCTCAGCAACGAAGGAGACGACCCGCTATGA
- a CDS encoding methyltransferase domain-containing protein has product MYGADADPWGFDSRFYERRKYALTLAALPRERYVRAVEPGCSNGAFTELLAPRCDELIAFDFVEDAVERARRRLTASPHVTLACAEFPMWWPEGTGDLVVWSEVAYYLTERGCDAAEVGLADWLRPGGHLVAVHYTGRTDYPLSGDEAHRWIDGIPFLQTLFAAVDEQFVMRVWGRE; this is encoded by the coding sequence ATGTACGGGGCCGACGCCGACCCGTGGGGCTTTGACTCTCGGTTCTATGAGCGTCGCAAGTACGCCCTGACGCTGGCGGCACTCCCTCGGGAGCGTTATGTCCGCGCTGTCGAGCCGGGATGCTCCAACGGGGCTTTCACCGAGCTGTTGGCGCCGCGCTGCGACGAGCTCATCGCCTTTGATTTCGTCGAAGATGCCGTCGAGCGCGCCCGGCGACGGTTGACCGCTTCACCCCACGTCACGCTGGCATGTGCCGAATTCCCCATGTGGTGGCCGGAGGGAACGGGAGACCTGGTCGTGTGGTCCGAGGTGGCCTACTACCTGACCGAGCGAGGTTGTGATGCGGCCGAAGTGGGGTTGGCGGACTGGCTCAGACCGGGAGGCCACCTGGTGGCGGTCCACTACACCGGTCGCACCGACTACCCGCTCAGCGGCGACGAGGCGCATCGTTGGATCGACGGCATCCCGTTCCTCCAAACCTTGTTCGCGGCGGTGGACGAACAGTTCGTGATGCGGGTGTGGGGCCGGGAGTGA
- a CDS encoding CHAD domain-containing protein encodes MTTYPEVSAAEYRIQADEKLEAAVRRIAHEQVEQAIAQLRGIDTHNAQGSIHQCRKHIKKLRGLLRMVRPSMGRAYRPANNTFRDAARLLSPYRDAHALLATFDDAIAADPEGVPAGGLGAAWRELVRRADDSTRSVTGGSAEVQRALELLEHGAEGIDGWKLKGSGWNAAAGGVIKTYRRGLVALSAIEEGGAPERFHELRKRAKYTWYHLRLLDETAPSVLAPTAGLFHALTDGLGDAHDLAVLRDMMLDEPDAFGGDQMVAAAFALLDGYRLTLERRSTALAELLYAESSEAFAERLGVYWSLRKRPPHGAAGELAKLFPPDDAWEKCTVARLRIAARSVGLPGRSTMHRDRLVAALRAEGVDPGVSSD; translated from the coding sequence ATGACTACATATCCCGAGGTATCGGCTGCGGAGTATCGCATCCAGGCCGACGAGAAGTTGGAAGCGGCGGTGCGCCGGATCGCCCACGAGCAGGTCGAGCAGGCGATCGCCCAGCTGCGAGGGATCGATACCCACAACGCCCAAGGGTCGATCCATCAATGTCGAAAGCACATCAAGAAGCTGCGTGGCCTCCTCCGCATGGTGCGGCCGTCGATGGGGCGTGCCTATCGGCCGGCCAACAACACGTTTCGCGATGCGGCCCGGCTTCTGTCGCCCTATCGCGATGCTCATGCGCTGCTCGCCACCTTCGATGACGCCATCGCCGCCGACCCCGAGGGCGTTCCCGCCGGCGGGCTCGGAGCGGCGTGGCGCGAGCTGGTGCGCCGCGCAGACGACTCCACCCGTTCGGTGACCGGCGGTTCGGCCGAGGTGCAGCGCGCCTTGGAGCTCCTCGAGCACGGTGCCGAGGGGATCGATGGGTGGAAGTTGAAGGGCTCCGGCTGGAACGCAGCGGCTGGCGGGGTGATCAAGACCTATCGACGCGGGTTGGTGGCCCTGAGTGCGATCGAGGAAGGAGGGGCGCCCGAACGCTTCCACGAGCTGAGAAAGCGGGCCAAGTACACCTGGTACCACCTCCGGTTGCTCGATGAAACGGCCCCGTCCGTGCTCGCTCCGACAGCCGGGCTGTTTCATGCCCTGACCGATGGGTTGGGCGATGCTCACGACCTGGCGGTGCTGCGGGACATGATGCTCGACGAACCGGACGCCTTCGGGGGGGACCAGATGGTGGCGGCCGCCTTCGCGCTCCTCGATGGCTACCGCTTGACGCTTGAACGGCGAAGCACCGCCCTGGCCGAATTGCTGTATGCGGAAAGTTCCGAGGCGTTCGCCGAGCGTCTCGGGGTCTACTGGAGCCTTCGCAAACGGCCGCCGCACGGCGCCGCAGGTGAGCTGGCCAAGCTGTTCCCGCCCGACGATGCCTGGGAGAAGTGCACCGTCGCCAGGCTTCGCATCGCCGCCCGGAGCGTCGGATTGCCCGGTCGCTCGACGATGCACCGTGACCGGCTGGTGGCGGCGCTGCGTGCCGAAGGCGTCGACCCGGGCGTTTCGTCGGATTGA
- the ligD gene encoding non-homologous end-joining DNA ligase, whose protein sequence is MDDPGFVQPMLATPAERPIEGEHWVYERKLDGIRLIAVRNRETVRLFTRNGHDRSAAYPEVVEALVGQRHDRFVADAEVVAFDGDATSFARLQRRSGLSDPARIRHSGVGVFLYLFDLMHLEGHSCIDLALRDRTKLLSEAFDFDDPLRLSEHLKGDDSGTGRRLLADACDRGWEGLIAKRADSRYRPGRRSPDWLKLKCVARQELVIGGFTAPKGTRMGLGALLVGHMTDEGLAYAGRVGTGFDDATLHRLWSLLKARKRSTSPFVDAPERSDVTWTDPDLVCEVGFTEWTSAGRLRHPRFLGLRDDKAPGEVMRELPASAR, encoded by the coding sequence GTGGACGATCCCGGTTTTGTCCAGCCGATGCTGGCCACCCCTGCCGAGCGCCCCATCGAGGGCGAGCACTGGGTGTACGAGCGCAAGCTGGACGGTATCCGCCTGATCGCGGTGCGCAACCGCGAAACGGTCAGGCTGTTCACCCGCAATGGCCACGACCGCAGCGCCGCCTACCCCGAGGTGGTCGAGGCGCTGGTGGGTCAGCGCCATGACCGCTTTGTGGCCGACGCCGAGGTGGTGGCCTTCGACGGCGATGCCACCAGCTTCGCCCGACTACAGCGACGCTCGGGCCTGAGCGATCCCGCCCGCATCCGCCACAGCGGGGTTGGCGTGTTCTTGTACCTGTTCGACCTGATGCACCTGGAGGGTCACAGCTGTATCGATCTGGCGCTACGCGACCGCACGAAGCTGCTGAGCGAAGCGTTCGACTTCGACGATCCGCTGCGCCTCAGCGAACACCTCAAAGGTGACGACAGCGGCACGGGTCGGCGACTGTTGGCCGACGCATGCGACCGCGGCTGGGAGGGCCTGATCGCCAAGCGGGCCGACTCCCGCTATCGGCCGGGTCGACGGTCGCCCGACTGGCTGAAGCTGAAGTGCGTCGCTCGTCAGGAGTTGGTCATCGGCGGGTTCACCGCACCGAAGGGCACCCGGATGGGGTTGGGAGCGCTGCTGGTCGGCCACATGACCGACGAGGGCCTTGCGTACGCCGGGCGTGTCGGTACGGGCTTTGACGATGCGACGCTGCACCGCCTCTGGAGCCTGCTCAAGGCCCGCAAGCGCTCGACTTCACCCTTCGTCGATGCGCCCGAGAGGAGCGACGTCACTTGGACCGATCCGGATCTGGTGTGCGAGGTGGGGTTCACCGAATGGACCTCGGCGGGCAGGTTGCGCCACCCCCGGTTCCTTGGCCTGCGCGACGATAAGGCGCCAGGCGAAGTGATGCGCGAGTTGCCGGCTTCGGCTCGATAG